A genomic stretch from Chiloscyllium plagiosum isolate BGI_BamShark_2017 chromosome 45, ASM401019v2, whole genome shotgun sequence includes:
- the banf1 gene encoding barrier-to-autointegration factor gives MTTSQKHRDFVAEPMGEKSVRCLAGIGEVLGRRLEDQGFDRAYVVLGQFLVLKKNEDLFKEWLKDTCQANSKQCNDCHTCLREWCDAFL, from the exons ATGACCACGTCGCAGAAACACCGGGATTTTGTGGCTGAGCCCATGGGAGAGAAGTCGGTCCGGTGCCTAGCGGGAATCGGGGAGGTCCTTGGGAGACGGCTGGAGGAtcagggatttgacagg GCGTACGTGGTGCTGGGACAGTtcctagtcctgaagaagaacGAGGATCTCTTCAAAGAGTGGCTGAAGGACACGTGCCAGGCCAACTCCAAGCAGTGCAACGACTGTCACACTTGTCTGCGGGAATGGTGTGATGCCTTCCTGTAA